The following coding sequences lie in one Arachis ipaensis cultivar K30076 chromosome B03, Araip1.1, whole genome shotgun sequence genomic window:
- the LOC107633189 gene encoding uncharacterized protein LOC107633189 produces the protein MEKMMKHQELTSKSHEASMQNLQRQIGQLSKQTVVERPTNALPSDTIPNPKEEFKAIQLKSGRTLVNDKEATKKLTQDDKTSSKEQVTIGENNQERLKEKEEPQASKKGKQIMEEPSQEQRKLVKPYTPPLPYPHRLQKEIKDQQFPKFLEVFKKLEINIPLAEALEQMPLYEKFLKELINKKRSWNVKETVILTQECSAIIQRGLPPKLKDPGSFILSCTIGNRTLDKALCDLGSSINLMPFSLMKWLAIEKLRPTRMSLQMADRSLKIPNGVGEATT, from the coding sequence atggaaaagatgatgaaacatcAAGAGCTAACCAGCAAGAGCCATGAAGCTTCAATGCAGAATCTACAGAGGCAAATTGGCCAATTATCCAAGCAAACAGTGGTTGAGAGACCAACCAATGcattaccaagtgacaccattcccaacCCCAAGGAGGAATTCAAAGCAATCCAATTAAAAAGTGGAAGAACTTTGGTGAATGACAAAGAAGCCACCAAGAAGCTAACACAGGATGACAAGACCAGCAGTAAAGAGCAAGTGACAATTGGAGAAAACAACCAAGAAAGGCTCAAGGAAAAAGAGGAACCTCAAGCTTCAAAGAAGGGGAAGCAAATCATGGAGGAGCcatcacaagaacagaggaagtTAGTGAAGCCTTACACCCCTCCTTTGCCATACCCTCACAGATTgcagaaagaaataaaagatcaACAGTTCCCCAAGTTCCTAGAAGTCTTTAAGAAGCTAGAGATCAATATCCCACTTGCAGAAGCTCTagaacaaatgcctctatatgaAAAATTTCTCAAAGAGCttatcaataagaaaagaagctggAATGTGAAAGAGACAGTGATTTTAACCCAGGAATGCAGTGCTATCATCCAAAGAGGTCtaccaccaaagctcaaagatccaggaagcttcatCCTATCTTGCACTATAGGCAACAGAACGTTAGATAAAGCTCTCTGTGATCTAGGATccagcataaacttgatgcctttctCATTAATGAAGTGGCTTGCGATAGAGAAACTCAGGCCAACTagaatgtcacttcaaatggctgacaGATCGCTCAAAATACCTAATGGAGTTGGAGAAGCAACAACCTGA
- the LOC107633188 gene encoding uncharacterized protein LOC107633188, with product MEKMMKHQELTSKSHEASMQNLQRQIGQLSKQTVVERPTNALPSDTIPNPKEEFKAIQLKSGRTLVNDKEATKKLTQDDKTSSKEQVTIGENNQERLKEKEEPQASKKGKQIMEEPSQEQRKLVKPYTPPLPYPHRLQKEIKDQQFPKFLEVFKKLEINIPLAEALEQMPLYEKFLKELINKKRSWNVKETVILTQECSAIIQRGLPPKLKDPGSFILSCTIGNRTLDKALCDLGSSINLMPFSLMKWLAIEKLRPTRMSLQMADRSLKIPN from the coding sequence atggaaaagatgatgaaacatcAAGAGCTAACCAGCAAGAGCCATGAAGCTTCAATGCAGAATCTACAGAGGCAAATTGGCCAATTATCCAAGCAAACAGTGGTTGAGAGACCAACCAATGcattaccaagtgacaccattcccaacCCCAAGGAGGAATTCAAAGCAATCCAATTAAAAAGTGGAAGAACTTTGGTGAATGACAAAGAAGCCACCAAGAAGCTAACACAGGATGACAAGACCAGCAGTAAAGAGCAAGTGACAATTGGAGAAAACAACCAAGAAAGGCTCAAGGAAAAAGAGGAACCTCAAGCTTCAAAGAAGGGGAAGCAAATCATGGAGGAGCcatcacaagaacagaggaagtTAGTGAAGCCTTACACCCCTCCTTTGCCATACCCTCACAGATTgcagaaagaaataaaagatcaACAGTTCCCCAAGTTCCTAGAAGTCTTTAAGAAGCTAGAGATCAATATCCCACTTGCAGAAGCTCTagaacaaatgcctctatatgaAAAATTTCTCAAAGAGCttatcaataagaaaagaagctggAATGTGAAAGAGACAGTGATTTTAACCCAGGAATGCAGTGCTATCATCCAAAGAGGTCtaccaccaaagctcaaagatccaggaagcttcatCCTATCTTGCACTATAGGCAACAGAACGTTAGATAAAGCTCTCTGTGATCTAGGATccagcataaacttgatgcctttctCATTAATGAAGTGGCTTGCGATAGAGAAACTCAGGCCAACTagaatgtcacttcaaatggctgacaGATCACTCAAGATACCAAATTGA